GTGCTCGTCTATCTCGTGAGATGCTCGGTCACGAAACGGCGAGGAGTGAGAACAGCGATCGCTTCGAAACCCGAGCAGCGGAGAAGCGCCTTGTCACCGCTGACGACGATTCTAGCGCCCCCGCCGATGGCACAAGCAAGGAACTTGTCATCGTGGGGATCGTCGCAGACCGGCTCGGGAAGCGGGGCTGGCTGGATCAAGTGCGAGCGGATCATGACGAGGCCAAGAATGGGATGGGGATCGAGCTGGGGAAACTCTAACTGAAGCTCCAGCGCGACGCGAGTGTACTCCGCTAGGATATCGGGACTTGTGACCAGCTCGAGCCGTCCACGGCGCCACGTATCCAGAATCTCGTATGGAGGCCCGGAGAAGAAGATGCCCGAGATGAGAACGTTCGTATCGAGGACGATCCTCATTTCTTGGCGCGGGCACGCGAGACCGCGCCGGCTACGTCGCCCTTCCGGAGGCCGGAGCGTCGTGCTTGCGAGCGCGCCTCAGCGATCAGGCCATCGAACTCGGCGATGGAGGGCGGCGAGATGACCTTGAGAATCACCACATCCCCTTCTCCCAGCACAAGGAATTGCACCCCGGGGAGGAGCCGCAGCTTCTGGCGGACCTCCTCGGGAATGACGACCTGCCCCTTGGACGACAGGCGCGTGGTAGCCGGCAAACCCATTTGAGCCTCCTGATGGGGATCTTACCAGTAAGATCATAGTCCGTCGAGGCTCGCAGCGCAAGGGGGCTGTCCAGGCTCAGGCCACCTGCAGGTCAAACCCCAGGCGCTACCCGCAGACCCGAAGCGGCAGACAGGTGCCTGCCCTTCTCAGCCCGAAGCTCGGTGCTACCCCATCGATAAGCACTACCCCCGGGGCGGGATTGGGGTCCGTGATTGCGTCAGCCCAGCCGTCGGCTAGCCGCTTCTACTGGGTGCGGCCATCGGCGTTACCAAGGGCCAGACGGTTCAGGTGATAGCGGACGCTGCTCTCATCGGCGCCGAGGATCTCGGC
This genomic window from bacterium contains:
- a CDS encoding putative toxin-antitoxin system toxin component, PIN family; translation: MRIVLDTNVLISGIFFSGPPYEILDTWRRGRLELVTSPDILAEYTRVALELQLEFPQLDPHPILGLVMIRSHLIQPAPLPEPVCDDPHDDKFLACAIGGGARIVVSGDKALLRCSGFEAIAVLTPRRFVTEHLTR
- a CDS encoding AbrB/MazE/SpoVT family DNA-binding domain-containing protein → MGLPATTRLSSKGQVVIPEEVRQKLRLLPGVQFLVLGEGDVVILKVISPPSIAEFDGLIAEARSQARRSGLRKGDVAGAVSRARAKK